In one Brassica oleracea var. oleracea cultivar TO1000 chromosome C9, BOL, whole genome shotgun sequence genomic region, the following are encoded:
- the LOC106313255 gene encoding 28 kDa ribonucleoprotein, chloroplastic, with amino-acid sequence MAASTLTLPCFKLYDQPSLLLRRNKSYNQTLLRFNLSPPKPLLISSRDNSSRRFRALPETISVKQDDATADDDSPPAPINTKLYFGNLPYNVDSATLAQIIQDFANPELVEVLYNRDTGQSRGFAFVTMSNVEDCNVIIENLDGTEYLGRTLKVNFADKPKPNKEPLYPETEYKLFVGNLSWTVTSESLAGAFRECGEVVGARVVYDGDTGKSRGYGFVCYSSKDEMETALESLDGLELEGRAIRVNLAQGKKY; translated from the exons ATGGCAGCTTCAACACTAACACTTCCCTGCTTCAAACTCTACGATCAACCAAGCCTCCTCCTTCGCCGCAACAAATCATATAACCAAACACTCCTTAGATTCAACTTGTCGCCTCCAAAACCTCTCTTGATCTCCTCACGTGACAACAGTTCTCGGCGATTCAGAGCCCTCCCGGAGACCATCTCCGTCAAACAGGACGATGCAACTGCTGATGACGACAGTCCTCCTGCGCCCATCAACACTAAGCTCTACTTTGGGAACCTTCCTTACAATGTCGACAGTGCAACACTCGCTCAGATCATCCAAGACTTCGCCAACCCTGAGCTCGTCGAGGTTCTTTACAACAGAGACACAGGACAGAGCCGCGGGTTCGCCTTCGTGACGATGAGCAACGTCGAAGACTGCAACGTCATCATCGAGAACCTCGATGGAACT GAGTATCTTGGTAGGACGTTGAAGGTGAACTTTGCAGACAAACCGAAGCCTAACAAAGAACCTCTGTATCCAGAAACAGAGTATAAGCTGTTTGTTGGTAACTTGTCGTGGACAGTCACTTCGGAGTCGTTAGCTGGAGCGTTTCGAGAGTGTGGAGAAGTGGTTGGTGCTAGAGTTGTGTATGATGGAGACACTGGGAAGTCAAGAGGTTATGGCTTTGTGTGTTACTCTTCCAAAGATGAAATGGAGACGGCGCTTGAATCGCTGGATGGGCTTGAGCTAGAGGGTCGGGCGATTCGAGTAAACTTGGCTCAGGGGAAGAAGTACTGA
- the LOC106315638 gene encoding uncharacterized protein LOC106315638: MGNCQAVDAAALVVQHPDGKLDRYYGPVPVAEIMRMYPGHYVSLIIPLPETNVPATTTKTVEDDKSERRVVKFTRVKLLRPTESLVLGHAYRLITSQEVMKVLRAKKYAKTKKHQRETTEEKNPTSLEKKDAEESDKNQNLETNDEKQRAVLTSSGSSKSKTWRPSLQSISEATS, encoded by the exons ATGGGAAATTGTCAGGCGGTTGATGCGGCGGCGTTGGTTGTACAGCATCCCGACGGGAAACTCGATAGATATTACGGTCCTGTACCCGTCGCTGAGATCATGCGTATGTATCCTGGTCACTATGTTTCTCTTATTATTCCATTACCGGAGACGAATGTTCCGGCGACGACGACCAAGACGGTGGAAGATGATAAGAGTGAGAGAAGGGTCGTGAAGTTCACGCGTGTGAAACTTCTTCGACCAACGGAGAGTCTTGTACTTGGTCATGCTTACCGTCTCATCACTTCACAAG AGGTTATGAAAGTTTTAAGAGCAAAGAAGTACGCGAAGACAAAGAAGCATCAGAGGGAAACGACTGAAGAGAAGAATCCGACATCTCTAGAGAAGAAGGATGCTGAAGAATCCGACAAGAATCAGAATCTG GAAACGAATGATGAGAAGCAACGTGCAGTGTTAACGAGCTCAGGATCGTCGAAATCGAAAACATGGAGACCATCATTGCAGAGCATATCTGAAGCTACAAGCTGA